The following nucleotide sequence is from Prosthecobacter sp..
CGATCCCAAGCCCGGCCCCGCCCTCTACGTCATTCGCGCCCTCGCCTTGGCGCTCGCTGAAAACACCGCCTTCGCTGGCCGCCTCGTCGGCAACCGCATCGTCCATCCTCTCGCCATCGACATCGGCTTCGCCGTCGAAGTCGATGACGGCGTCATGGTTCCCACCCTGCGCGAAGTCGAAAAGACTCCGCTCGTCAAACTGGTGCCCACTTACAACAAACTCGTCGAGCAGGCCCGCGCCCGCCGCCTGCCCAACGACGTCAACCGCCCCGGCATCGCCACGGTCACCAACTTCGGCACCTTTGGCATCGTCTGGGCCACGCCCATTCCGCTGCCCGAGCAAAACCTCGTCCTCGGCCTCGGCGCCGGCAGCAAAGTCCCGCACTGGAGTGAAGAGGTGAAGCAATTCATCCCCGTCACCGAAGCCGAACTCACCCTCAGCTTCGACCATCGCGTCCTCGACGGCGGCGGAGCCGGCCGCCTTCTCAAACGCGTCGCCGAACTCCTGCAAAAACCCGAACTGCTCTGAGAAGGGAGCGCGGGCACTCCTGCCCGCATCAAAGCAGCGCATGCACGACAAACCCACGCTTCGCCAGCACATGCGCGAACGCCTTCGTGCCCTCGATCCCGCCTTCATCGCCAGTGCCAGCCAGCAAATCTCAGACAATATCCTGCACCTCGCTGCTGCGTGGCCATCCGGCACCACCATCGCCCTCTTCGGCGGCCTCAAAAACGAACCGGATATCCTCCCGCATCTCCTTCCCGCCCTCAATGCGCAAGGAGTCCGCTTATGCTTCTTCCAAATCGAAGCCTCTGAACTGCAACCTCGCCAAGTCCGCTCGCTTGATGATCTCCAACGCGGCCAGATGAACGTCTGGGAGCCCAAACCGCACTGTCCACGAATCGAAATCGACGCCCTCGACATCATCCTCGTTCCAGGTCTCGCCTTCACTCGTGATGGACTCCGTCTCGGTCGCGGAGGCGGCTACTACGACCGCCTTCTTGCGAATCCCGCCTGCCGCGCCCAACGCATCGCCATCGCCTTCGATCTCCAGATCGTTGATTCCATTCCCGTCGAACCCCACGATCAGCGCGTCCACCAAATCATCACCGAATCCAGTTTGATTGCTTCCTCCGTGCCCCATTAGTGCCCATCAGTGGTTCAAAACATCTGTTGCAGGCCATTCGTCATTCCGCATTCGTCATTCGACATTTCTTCCATGAAGACCCTTCTCGAAATCATCCAGTCCGGCACCGCCTACCTGGAGAAGCGCAAGATCGAGGAGGCCCGGCTCAACATGGAGCACCTCCTCGCCCACGTCCTCGGCTGCCGTCGGCTTGATCTCTACCTCCGCTTCAACGAAACCGTTCCCGAGGCCCAGTTGACCACCCTGCGCGAACTCCTCCGCCGCCGTGGCGAAGGCGAGCCGCTCCAGCACCTCCTCGGCACCGTCGAATTCTGCGGCCACGAGTTTGTGAGCGACCATCGTGCCCTCGTTCCGCGCCCTGAGACCGAAACCCTCGTCGAACTCATCCTCAAAAAATTCGCCACACCACCGGCACGAGTGCTCGACATGGCCACCGGCTCCGGCTGCATCGGTCTCAGTCTCGCCAAAGCCTGGCCCTTGAGCGAAATCATCCTCGCCGACATCAGCGAGGATGCCCTCGACCTCGCCCGCCTCAACGCTTCGCGCCTCAGCGCCAACATCAAACTCCTGCGCAGCGACCTCTTCGAAAAAATCACCGGCACCTTCGATCTCATCGCCGCCAACCTCCCCTACATCCCCACCGCCGAAATCCAAAGCCTCAGCCCCGAAGTCAAACGCGACCCCGCCCTCGCCCTCGACGGCGGCCCCGACGGCCTCCGCATCGTCGAACGCTTCCTCACCGACGCCCTGCCGCATCTCAATTCAAACGCCCTCATCGCCCTCGAAGTCGGCCACGATCAGGGTGCGCCTGTTTCCATCCGTTGTGCCGCCCTCGGCTACCTCAACGCCACCACCGCCCCTGACCTCCCAGGCATCCACCGCTTCGTCTTTGCAACTGCTGCAACTAAGAAGCCGGAGTCTCCTGACTCCGGCATCACAACGCACCCATTCCGCCCCGCTTGATCCAGTCATTCAGCGGCTCAAACGGCGGCACATCCAGCGCGATGCCGCAGCCAAACGGCGCTGCGTTCACGCTTTGAAAATCCAGCAGGCCATTCTGTGCGAACGGATCAGCCAACGCATGGAGCGTGATGCTGCGGCAGTTGACACTGGATTGGCCGTTGGGGATACTGTGGACAGAAATGAACACCCTTGAAACGGACATTGAGATCAGCACCGATGGCAGCATGAAGCTGCTGGCACCCATGCCTGCGTGGCTGCGGCCAGGCCGCAGCCATGTGCTGCTGGTGATGGCTGATGACAGTGAGGTCGGGCCGGGCATTGAGAAAACCGCGAACGTCTGCGGCGGCGATGCCTGTATCGCCAGCACTCGCGTGCCGGTATGGTCGCTGGAGCAGGCGCGGCGGCTCGGCTTCACGGATGCCGAGCTGCTGGACAACTATCCCAGCCTCACGGGCAGCGATCTGACCGCCGCCTGGGCCTATGTGACGAGCCACAAGGTGGAGGTCGAGCAAGCCATTCGCGACAACGAGGAAGCCTGATTAACGGTGCCAGCCCGCCTCTACTCCAACGAGAATTTTCACCGGCAGGTCGTGCTGGCTTTGCGGGAGCTTGGGCATGACGTGCTCACTTCCGTGGAAGCAGGACGTGCCAATCAACGCATCCCCGATGAGGCAGTCATCGAGTTTGCGAAGCGCGAAGGCCGGGCAGTGCTGACCTTCAACCGCTTGCATTTTCTGCGCCTGCACCGGAGCACGAATGCCGAACACGCGGGAATCATCGTCTGCACGACCGATCACGACACGGCAGCCTTGGCGCAGCGGATTGATCAGGCCATTCGCGAAGCCGGTGTGCTTGATGGGCAGCTCTTGCGCGTGAACCGGCCTGCGAAGTGATGCCATTCATCATTTCATAGCTCCCCCATTCCGCCCCGCTTGATCCAGTCATTCAACGGCTCGAACTGCGTCACATCAAGCGTGATGCCGCAGCCAAACGGTGCGGCATTCACGCTATGCAAATCGAGCGTGCCCTTCTCAATGCGCAGCGTCGCAAAACCTTCGACGTGGCGTTGATACAGGCCGGCATGCTTGTCGATCATCGCGTCTTGCGTGGCGGAGGAGTGCATGCTCAGACCTCGGAAGTAATGATGACCGTTGCGTTCCACATGGGTGACGCCGAGCAGGGCCATCACAGCCAGATCTTGCAGCAAGGCCACCGGTCCCGCGTTGGCGAGATCTTCGCCGCTCAGGATCGGCCCGCCGGGGATGCTGGCAGCGCGTTTTTTGAGCAAGGCGGCGTTGGCGAGGCCTTTGACGATGCCTTTGCAGTTCTTATGGCTAGTGCCGCGATAGCCGAGGTCCAGCGCGAGTGGCAAATCGGCCAGGGAGCCGTCGCTTTCATCAATGATCATGCCCAAACTGTCTCCCACCGCTTCGTTCAGCGCCTTGGAACGATGCAGCGGCTGCTCAATGAGCAGCAGGCTGCGGAACAACGGCGCGAGCGCGGCATCGGCGCTCAGTGTCGCGTAAAAATCACGGAAGCTCGCCAGATCGTAGAACTGCTCGTTGCCATCCAGCGTGGCATGAAAGCCATCGGGGCAGTGGGTGGTGAGGATGCGGGTGATCTCACGCAGACGCGGCAGATCGGTCTCCGGTTTGCCGCAGACCTTGATCTTGAAGTAACGCAGGCCGTAGGCGCGGATGTTTTCCTCCAGCGTGTAGGGCAGCCCGTCATTCAAAGCACCATCGGCAGCGGTGAGCGGATCACCGAGACCGACTGTGTGGCGTGCAAAGACGCGTGTGAGCGGTTGTGGCGCGATGACATCGCTCACGCGCATGCCACGCAGTTCCTCACGCACCGCACCGAGATCAATGTCGAGCACGTCGGAGCGCAACACCGCATGCAGCGGCTGTCCCAGCGCCTTGCACAGACCGTCGAGCACCGCACGCTCGATCAAACTCACACCCAGATTCGCCAGCAGTGGCGGCACCGCTTTTACCTGTGCCCAGTTCGTCTGCTCCGCATACAGGTTCTGCCACCACGCGAAGAATTCCGTCGGTTTTTCCGCTGCCAGTCGTGCAATGCGTGACGCATTCTGAATCACCGCGATCATCTCGGCCAGATCGACCTCAAACAGCGTGTCTGGATCCTTCGTGAACCACTTCGGCGGCAGTCCTTCACTCGCGAGTCCGGCCACCGCTTTGCCATCGACCACCAGATTCACCGTCACAAACAGATGCGGCAGCGCGCTCATGCTGGCGATGCCGTACTTGAACGGGAACCGCGTGTGCATCGGCAGCACATGAAACTGGAAGGACTCGATGGTGAAGGTCATGCAGGAAAGGAGCGTCAACGGTCAAGGCGTCAAGCAGTCAAGGATCACAACCCTTGACCAACTTGACTTTTGACCTCTTGACGAGGCTCCGCCTCCTCAAACCAACACCGCAGGCGACTCTTCTTCCTGCTCCTCAATCTCGGTGAGACGTTCCTGCTGTTCGTCCATGCTTTCGAGGCGTGGCCTGTCGGCTGGAGCATCGAGCTGGAGTTCCTCCACGGATTTGGTGGTGTTGCGGGTGTCCTCGGTCGTCATGCGCACGCCGACGGGCTTGCTGATGCCGAATTCCTGCATGGTGACGCCGTAGATCACGTCCGCGCGGCTCATGGTGCGCTTGTTGTGGGTGACGATGATGAACTGGGAATTGTCGATGAACTTGTCGAGCATCTTGAGGAAGCGGCCGATGTTCGTTTCATCGAGCGGGGCGTCCAGCTCGTCCAGCACGCAGAACGGGCTGGGTTTGACTTGGTAAATCGAAAACAGCAGCGCCACGGCGGTCATGCTGCGTTCGCCACCGGAGAGAAGGCTGATGGTTTGCAGCTTCTTGCCCGGCGGCTTGGCGATGATTTCGATGCCGGACTCCAACGGGTCGCTTTCGTCGATGAGCATGAGGTCGGCCTTGGCCTGAGCGCCAAACAGCTCGCGGAAGTTGTCATGGAAGAAGCCGCGCACCTGCGTGAACGTCTCGACGAACATGGTCTTCGTGGTCTCGTTGATCTTCGCGATGACCTGGAGCAGCTCGTCCTTCGATTTGACGAGGTCGTTGTGCTGGGTGTCGAGGAAGTTGTGACGTTCTTCGAGTTCCTCGAATTCCTGAATGGCATCCAGATTGACCGGGCCGATGCCTTCCAGCTTCTGGCGCAGTTCATAGACGACCTCCATGACGAACGCCCAGTCTGGTTGTGCTTCTTCGCCGGGGATGACGATGTTTTCGAGTTCTTCGTCCTCATCGCGGTTGGAGACGGCGGGGATTTCTTTAGCCTCCGGCTCCTCGGACACTTCTGACTGGTCAGACGCTTCAGACACCGTTGTTTCAGTGCTTTCAGATGACTCAGAAGTCTCGGCTGCGTTCGCGGCTGCCTTCTTGCCACGACTGCGATTTTTCTTCTGCTCCTCGATAGTGACCATGAGGACGTGGTAATCGGGCTCGAAGGCGTCGATGTGGAAGCTGTAGCGCTCTTGAACCTGATTGATGAGGTTTTCGAGGCGGAGATCGACGCGGGTGAGGGCGACTTCGGCGCGGTTGCGAGATTCGTTGAGGCCGTTGTAGCTCTGACGAAGCTGTGTGAGCTGGGTTTCGAGCTGGCTGACCTGCTCGAACAATCCAGCGCGTTCTTCCGTGCGCGCATGGAGATGTTCTTCGATGGCGGCAATGGCACCGCGCTGGGATTCGATCTGTTCTTGGAAGCGGGCGTTTTCAGCATCGCTCTGCTGAATACGGACGCGCCAAGTGTTGATCTCTTCGGAGAAACGATTCATGCCGGCCTGAAGTTCCTGCAAACGCACGCCGAGCGGGGCTTTCTGACGTTCGATGGAATGCAGCGCGCTTTGTTCGAGGGCGAGCGCGGTGCGGAGTTCATTGAGGCGCTCGCTGGATTCGAGTTCGCGACGGAGAAAGGACTCCATTTCGAGTTCGAGCTCGCCTTCGCGGACGCGGGAAGACTCAAGCTGCTCCTGCGCGATGGCGGCGGCCTCACGAAGTTGATTGATCTGGCTTTCAGAGCCGCCGATGCGCTCCTGGATCTGGTTCTGGTCCCACTCGACGCTCTCCAGCTTCGCCGTGGCTTGTTGCAGCGCGCGCTGGACGACGCTGATCTTGCCTTGGAACTGCGAGAAGCCTTCACGCGCGCGCTGGCTTTGCTCGCGGAGGGAAACTTCCTCGCGCTGCATGTCTTCGAGCTGGGCGCTGACGGCTTTCACCGCGTCCTCCTTCTCCATGAACTGGAGTTCGAGTGCCTCGACCTCGGTGCGGAGCTGGCGCACTTCGGCTTCGCGACGCAGGGTCGAGGAGCCTTCTTCCTTGCTGGCACCGCCGTTGATGATGCCGTCCGTGGAGATGAATTCACCGCGCATGGTGGCGATGGCGAGGTGCGGCATCTCACGCTTCAAGCGCAGCGCCGTGTGCAGGTCATCGACGATGATCACGTTGTGCAGCAGGTGATCAATGAGGCTCTGCACGCCAGTTTTGACGCGGACTTTGTCCGTGGCCCAGGCGATGGCGCCGGCGGGCATGAGTTCACGATCCGCAGCATTGCGCAGATTGCAGAAATCATGCGGCACCAGCGAGGCACGGCCCATTTTGTGATCGGTGAGGCGGTCGATGATCTGCGCGGCGAGTTCGCTCTCGGTGAGCAGAACGGCCTGAAGATGATCTTTGAGCGCGGCTTCGATGGCGGGGATGAAATCGGGATCGACCTCAATGCTGGAGGCGAGCAGGCCGCGAACGCCGGTGGAATAGACTTCCGGATTGTCGAGGCCGCTGAGGACGCTCTGCGTGCCGGAGGAGAGACCCTCGCCTTTTTGCAGCAGTTGTTCGAGGATTTCGAGGCGTGACTTGCGCTGCGTGAGATTGCGCTGGAGGTCGTTGAGTTCGTTGTTCATCGCGTCGCGCTGGCGGCGGCGTTCGATGATCTCACGGGCGCAGTCCTTGGCCTTCTCGTCGAGCTGGTTGCGCGTTTCCTCGAGTTCCTGGATGTTGCGTTGCAACTCGTCGTATTCGATCTGGCTGCTCTCACGGGCCTGCGCGGCGGTTTGACGATCATGCGCGAGCGATTCGTGACGCTGACGGTCGGCGGAGATTTGATTGCTCAAGGACTGCGCACGGGCCTCACTAGCGGCCATCTGGCCTTCAAACTGGCGGATCGACTCGCGGATGGCGCGGCGGTCACTTTCCAGGCGGTTGCGCTCCGGCAGGATGCTCTGATGCACGCTCGCGTGCTCGTTCATCGCGAGCTGACGCGTCTGAATGTTGTCGGTGATCGCGAGAAGTTGCTCATCGGCATTGGCGAGATCGCGGCGGGCCTGATCGAGCAGTTCTTCGTTCGCGGCGATCTGCTCCTCGTTTTGACGGATGCGTCCCTCGAGTTCCTCGCTGCGCTCTTTGTTGAAACCAATGCGCCCTTCAGCACTCTGCATCTGTGAGCGGAGTTCCTGGGCCTGTTGACGTGCCTGACTGATCTGCGATTCGAGCGCGTGGTAGGCCTCGCGCGTTTGTGCAGCTTCCGTTTCGGCGGCCTGTAGTTTGCGCTGTAATTCTTCGATCTGATTCGCCAGTATGCGCACCTGTGTTTCGGCCTCGGATTTCTCACCGCTGAACTCGGTGTATTGTTTGTGTGCGAGGTGGGTGTCGAGCAGGCGTGTGTCTTCGAGCAAGGCCTGATAGCGACGTGCTTTGGCGGCCTGACGCTGCAAGGTGCCCATCTGACGCTTCACTTCGGCGATGATGTCGGCGACGCGAAGCAGATTGGCTTCCGTGTATTCGAGTTTGCGCAGCGCTTCCCGCTTCTGCGATTTGAACTTGGTGATGCCAGCGGCTTCTTCAAAGACGGTGCGGCGATCTTCAGGCTTCGAGCTGAGAAGCATGTCGATCTGACCCTGCGCCATGATCGAGTAAGCCGCACGACCGATGCCGGTGCCAGCGATGAGATCGTGGATGTCCTTGAGCCGACAAACGGTGT
It contains:
- a CDS encoding 5-formyltetrahydrofolate cyclo-ligase, whose amino-acid sequence is MHDKPTLRQHMRERLRALDPAFIASASQQISDNILHLAAAWPSGTTIALFGGLKNEPDILPHLLPALNAQGVRLCFFQIEASELQPRQVRSLDDLQRGQMNVWEPKPHCPRIEIDALDIILVPGLAFTRDGLRLGRGGGYYDRLLANPACRAQRIAIAFDLQIVDSIPVEPHDQRVHQIITESSLIASSVPH
- the prmC gene encoding peptide chain release factor N(5)-glutamine methyltransferase: MKTLLEIIQSGTAYLEKRKIEEARLNMEHLLAHVLGCRRLDLYLRFNETVPEAQLTTLRELLRRRGEGEPLQHLLGTVEFCGHEFVSDHRALVPRPETETLVELILKKFATPPARVLDMATGSGCIGLSLAKAWPLSEIILADISEDALDLARLNASRLSANIKLLRSDLFEKITGTFDLIAANLPYIPTAEIQSLSPEVKRDPALALDGGPDGLRIVERFLTDALPHLNSNALIALEVGHDQGAPVSIRCAALGYLNATTAPDLPGIHRFVFATAATKKPESPDSGITTHPFRPA
- a CDS encoding DUF433 domain-containing protein; translated protein: MNTLETDIEISTDGSMKLLAPMPAWLRPGRSHVLLVMADDSEVGPGIEKTANVCGGDACIASTRVPVWSLEQARRLGFTDAELLDNYPSLTGSDLTAAWAYVTSHKVEVEQAIRDNEEA
- a CDS encoding DUF5615 family PIN-like protein — encoded protein: MPARLYSNENFHRQVVLALRELGHDVLTSVEAGRANQRIPDEAVIEFAKREGRAVLTFNRLHFLRLHRSTNAEHAGIIVCTTDHDTAALAQRIDQAIREAGVLDGQLLRVNRPAK
- the smc gene encoding chromosome segregation protein SMC; the protein is MYLKSLTLHGFKSFADKTHFEFHKGVTGIVGPNGCGKSNVVDAIRWVLGETSAKALRGDEMADVIFNGTDKRKPVGLAEVTLTMADCEESLKVDFNEVALTRRVFRDGRSEYRLNNTVCRLKDIHDLIAGTGIGRAAYSIMAQGQIDMLLSSKPEDRRTVFEEAAGITKFKSQKREALRKLEYTEANLLRVADIIAEVKRQMGTLQRQAAKARRYQALLEDTRLLDTHLAHKQYTEFSGEKSEAETQVRILANQIEELQRKLQAAETEAAQTREAYHALESQISQARQQAQELRSQMQSAEGRIGFNKERSEELEGRIRQNEEQIAANEELLDQARRDLANADEQLLAITDNIQTRQLAMNEHASVHQSILPERNRLESDRRAIRESIRQFEGQMAASEARAQSLSNQISADRQRHESLAHDRQTAAQARESSQIEYDELQRNIQELEETRNQLDEKAKDCAREIIERRRQRDAMNNELNDLQRNLTQRKSRLEILEQLLQKGEGLSSGTQSVLSGLDNPEVYSTGVRGLLASSIEVDPDFIPAIEAALKDHLQAVLLTESELAAQIIDRLTDHKMGRASLVPHDFCNLRNAADRELMPAGAIAWATDKVRVKTGVQSLIDHLLHNVIIVDDLHTALRLKREMPHLAIATMRGEFISTDGIINGGASKEEGSSTLRREAEVRQLRTEVEALELQFMEKEDAVKAVSAQLEDMQREEVSLREQSQRAREGFSQFQGKISVVQRALQQATAKLESVEWDQNQIQERIGGSESQINQLREAAAIAQEQLESSRVREGELELEMESFLRRELESSERLNELRTALALEQSALHSIERQKAPLGVRLQELQAGMNRFSEEINTWRVRIQQSDAENARFQEQIESQRGAIAAIEEHLHARTEERAGLFEQVSQLETQLTQLRQSYNGLNESRNRAEVALTRVDLRLENLINQVQERYSFHIDAFEPDYHVLMVTIEEQKKNRSRGKKAAANAAETSESSESTETTVSEASDQSEVSEEPEAKEIPAVSNRDEDEELENIVIPGEEAQPDWAFVMEVVYELRQKLEGIGPVNLDAIQEFEELEERHNFLDTQHNDLVKSKDELLQVIAKINETTKTMFVETFTQVRGFFHDNFRELFGAQAKADLMLIDESDPLESGIEIIAKPPGKKLQTISLLSGGERSMTAVALLFSIYQVKPSPFCVLDELDAPLDETNIGRFLKMLDKFIDNSQFIIVTHNKRTMSRADVIYGVTMQEFGISKPVGVRMTTEDTRNTTKSVEELQLDAPADRPRLESMDEQQERLTEIEEQEEESPAVLV